GTGCATTTAGTGTTTGTACAGCGTTGGACGAAGCCGCTACCGTCGATGAGGCAAGCGTAAGGGAATCGCTTAAGGTCACGGTTTCCCCTTTTTCACCTTGAGGGCCAGCCTCACCTTGAGGGCCTTGTTCACCTTGAGGCCCAGCGTCCCCTTTTTCGCCTTTAGGCCCTTGAGTAATACTTAATATATGCTCAGCGGCTTTTTCAACTTCATTTTTTGCAACTATCGCTTCCGCGATAACTTGAGTTAGCTCACTTGTTAATTTAGAGCGAGTTGGAATTGGATTATTAAATCTATCCATAGTTTGTTCTGCATCGCTATTCGTCCACTCATCAACAATAATAGTATTATCGTTAAAATCTCTTACCGCGTTTGACGGTATTGCATTTCCTGTATTTTGTCTCTCAGCCATTTTCCCTCCTTTGGGACATAAAAAAACCGCTAATTAGCGGCGTCATATTCATATATTCGTTCATTATATTGCGATAGTGTTATTTTAAAGCTTTCATCGTTGTACTGCTTTTCAGTTAAGATAAAATCGTTTATCTCTCCTGTTTTCTGCTCAGTGATTAAAAACGTTGAACCACATTGAATGTTGATGCCATCAGCGACAAAAGCATCATTAAAATTAGCGGTGAATGATGAATCATCAAAACTTGTTATATCAAGCCAATCACTTGGATACCCTTGCTTGTTAGTGATTGTTACTCGGTAGGTTTTTGACTTATCAAGCTCTAACGTTTGATTAACTGTAAACTGGTGCTCGTTAATAGCGATAATCTCACCGCTTACAACTGCTTCATCATAAGTATCTGACCATCTAACACGGTCACCTTTATTAATCAAAGCTACATCACCATAAAGTGCTTCATCTTCAATAGTTAGTCGTTGATAGAGTATGCGCCGCGCTTCCATTTGTGCCCTATTCATTGCTTGAATTCTATTCCTGCAACCCGCTAATTGAATCTTATATGGATTTTTAGCATCTTCTTCGATCACCTCACTATTCGACACTCTAAGCCTGATGTAAGCTTTCTTATCCGTTCCATTTGCGCGGTCATCTTTACGAGCATGAATATACTCAACTTCAACGCCGTCATAGCTTTCTGACTGAGAAGGGTTATATTGAATAGTGCCGCCATCGCTGCTGCTAATCAGATTCGCACTTGAGAACATTGCAGACACAATCGACTTTTTCTCGTCACGCACAAAGCGCCATTTGATACCATCGTTATATGTTATAACTCTAGCCGCATTGCAAATAGTCTGTATTCGCTCACCAAGTGATATATCTGCATCATCAAAGCTAAAGTCAAAGTAACCTAAGGCAGGGTTCTCTGTCTGTAACTTAGCGTCGATTAGATATAAATCATCTAAATCAAGCTCGCTAGCATCACGATTAAATATTTCAACATACGAGTGCAAGACCGCATCAGCGAATGAACGCGTCGCTATTAAACTTTTATCAATCGAGTTATTTTTAGATGTCAGCGTTTTACGGGTTGCTTCGACATTAAACTTAAGCTCTTTGATTGATGTAGCTTGCGGTGTCGCTTTCGTTGTAATTACTATTGAAGTAACATTTGGCATTTGAAAGTTATAGTTATAACCAACAATGTAGATATTTTCGAGTTTGATTTGGTCAGTTAAATCACTTTTACCTTTATTTGTTCGCCCGCATTTAATCGCATAGTGGCCATAACCATACCTTGGTTTTATCTTAATCGTTCTAAATTGAGGTTCATAAGTATCTGCACGCAAATTCCAATCATAGGTTTCTCGCGTGTTTGCAATCTCGTTGCCCTGCTCGTCAACAGCCCAATAAATGAATCTCGTTTGTGCATAACCCTTTAATCCTCTTTGAAAAGTAACATCAACCCATATTTCACTTCCCTGCTCTGGTAAAATGAATGTTTCAGTATACACGTCACCTGTTTGCTCTAGCTTGAATGAATTAGTATTAAGCTTTGTTGTAATAACCGTGCCTTTAAACTCTGTAAAATACTTAACAATAAAGACATTCGCTATAGTTAAAATCGGCTGTTTATACTCGTTTTGAGTAACTGAAATTAAATTACCGCGGTACATCACATCAGTATTTGTGTTGATTGTAGTGGTGACATATTTATTCTTATTGTTCTTTATTGTATATTCGCTTGTGATATCAGCGTTAACATAATAATTAAGCTGAGTTGACGGCTCTAACTTAGTTAAATATGTAACATCAGTATTAGCCGCAAGCGTTATTGTTGTCACGTTTTGCTCTGTTTTGAAACTAACAACATTCGTGTAGTTCTCTGAAAATATAATACCGCCGGATAAGTTTGGTGGAACTAATTCTTGTCCGTCAACTTCATCACTTGCATAAGCATACCGTATTTTAGGAATAACGGCGTAAGGTTCATAAATTTGATACTGCGTACCGAAGATTTTATTCAATAGCGTTTCATCATATTTTAGCTTATCTAGTGAATAACTTCCGACACCAATACACATAAAGTGTTCAATATGCTTAACATTATCAATGTATTCAGAGTTAGCAGGTTTGAGCAAGTCGGGATAAACACGAACGCAGCCGTAAATATCAGGTATTGCTTGATATACTCGCGCTCTATTTGTCTGGCCCTGTAGCTGATTGTTCGAGCTATCTTTTTGTTCGTCAATACCGTTTGGAATTGTCGCTTTAGGGGCCAACGCAATTGCGACGATAGCAGCAACAACAGCTACAATCGCAGTAATAATCCCGACCGCTTGTTGATGATGTACGATTTTAATTAAATCGAACTCGCATAGTGCTATATTTAAATTGAACTCAAAAGGGTTAATCTCCTGGTTATTGAGGTAAATTTTATGATTATTTGCTGGTATACCGCTTGGGAAGATGTTTATTAGATTTTGCTGGATAGTTAATGATGTGTCTAAAATGTATTTTTTGTGGCCTAGTATGTTTTTTGGGTCATTGTAATAGATTAATGTACTCATAATACTCCATCTTTTGATATGTTCGTTCTAGTGCATCGAGCCGGTTATATTGAACTTGTCCACCTGTTTGTTCATTGCCTTTTGCGTGTAGTGCATAGTTGCCAATCACTACGCCAACATGACAAGGCACACTATGAGAATAAGCAATAAATACTGAGTTATTTTTTTTATTGCACTGTCGCCAATTACGCTTCGATTCAGGTATAGCTTCACATTCAATAGTGCATTGCTTATCTCTGTAACCGTGAATATCAGCAAGCTTAATGCCGAGTACATGCTCGTAATAAAGAATAACTAAGCCCCAACAATCGACTTCCTCAAATGAACAAGCGCGATTAACCCACGGCAGCCCTACTGTTTTATTAATAAACTCTTCAACGGTTATAGTCTTTGCAGCCATGGAAATACCTCTATGCGATAACATTCAACACCGCCCTTTGTCATGGGATTATCATAGCCACATGATATTGTGACGTTATTGCGATTCATTCGAATACCATTTTTAAGAATATTAAGCTTGTGATAGGCAACAGACGGCGTTGTCATATCTAACTCGCTGTATTGCTCAAATGACACATAAAAAGGCTCTTGCCAGTTATTTACCGCTTTGATGTATTCATTTAGCTTGTCACCAACATGTATGCGTGAAAATTGTAGCGTAATATTTGGGTTAGGTTCACTTCCTTGGTCGGGCTTAGTTACTTTGCCAGCGACTGGAATATATTCATTACCGCCGAACGTGTAAGGTACAAACTGATTAAACACCAGTCTCACTGGCTCTATAAAATCAACATGCTCAATGACAATCGTTTCAAACTCTCGTGCTGGATTCTTTGTTGCAAAAAACTCTCGCTGCTCTTTTGTAATCATAATGAAGACACCTTATTTAATTGAGTGTTAACAATGATATCGAGCCATTCCATATTTTTATCTTCAAGATATTCAGGGAACACATGAGCATCATCAGGATAATAATCAGGTGCGCAATAACTAGGTATAATAATTTGAGCGGTATATTGCCAATGTAGCGCATTAGGCCTGCTTGTATTTAATAATGAATCAGGTAAGAATCTACACCTAAGCGTTTGTATCCCCCACTCTGTCATTAAATCAATATCAAATAGCTCAAAGCCTTTTTTAATTTGATTATTAAACCAACTTAGAAATATTGGTGCTTTTTTTTGCTCAAATCTGAATGTGATACCTCTTATAGTTGGTTGATTAGTAGCAGTCTTTTTAAAATATACCGCACCACTTCTCACCTCTGTTGATGAAAAGCTCGCTTGCTGCTGTCTTGAGTAAGAACTCAATAAAATTGTGTTTGAATCTAACGGGTAATTGTTCATAAAACCTCTAATTTTAAGCAATAAAAAACCCCAGTTAAGGGGTTTGGTAGTTATTGAATTAAGTTTTTTCTAATATCAGGCAAAACATTTATCCAATTACTACTTAGATAGCCTTGTTAGTAAGGATTAATGTGTTGCGTTTCTCGATCAATCAATTTTCAAATTATTGACTAATTCTTTGTCACTCTCAGTTAACTCTTTTTTGCAGCCAAATAATAAGGAGTAATAAATATAATTACAATAAATTTAAAAAATAATTTGCTTTTCATTAGAGCCCTGCCTCAATTTTTTTGTCATTTATTTTTTACATTCTTGATGGACTGATCAAATAATTCCGATTCATAAGAGATTTGTAATTCACCCACTCCTCTTTCTGCACCTACTAATCGTAATACAACTTGTGTCTTTGGATTACCATATAATGAAATGTACAAACCACATCCATTATATTTTAGACATTGATAAAATTCATCCGAACCTTTATATAACCTATTCCCTATTTTTTCCATTGATTGAGTAGGCTCATTATACTTTTTAGTTAACACATTTTTATATTTAAAATACAACTCTTTCCCTTTAATTCCATAAGCATCATTTTTTATTTTCTGAGATAGAATTACTTTTACCAAACCTATGTCATTATCAACAATAGCTAAATATTCTGTAAAATCAGGTAACGTCAAGGGAGGGAGGTATAAGTTATAAAAAGTTAAATTATCTTTTTGACGCATTTTTTTTGAATCATAATTATTTTCTATCTGTTCCTTTTTCTCTCCCCACGTCAATCCTAGTGGAGCTTTTGGGTTTAAATTTGATTGAGCAAAAAAAGAAACTAATATAGCGGATAAAAATATAAATTTTAAATTTTTCACACGACTTCCTTTTATAATTATAAGGACAGCATGATATCATTTTCAGCTAACAATCAAAGCTTATATTAATAAAAAAAACAAATTAAAATGAGTTGTTTGAATACAATTGTATTGTGTGAGATACTTAATCATTAAAATGAAATAAAAATTAAAACAATGATAATTAAATCTCAACGACTTATGTCGCTAAGCGTACTGTTACCCGGCATACTGTATATTTTAGCACTATACTTATATCAAACTTTTTTAAATAAAAAGTTAGATGCTTCTTCTTTTTTTGCAATACCTTTTTTCGCAAGTGTAATAATAACTGGTATATTAGCTTTTTTTGTCTTCAAAAAAGATAATGATACATATTTTAAAATGATAGGTTATCTTTTACTTGCCAGCTTTTTGTGTTTTGCTTTTGTTTATGTTGATTTATGGAATCTTGAGCAAGTTGGGTCTTATACTTTATGGGATGTAATATCAGATGACCGCTTAATATCCCAGTACAGCAAGATTGCTTTCTTATCGGCTCTATTAATATTATCACCCTTTATCTTATCAATGATGGCACAAGCGCATTATTAATTGCATCATAAAAGCCCCGTAGGGCTTAGGCTTAAATTGATAATTTAGCTAATGGAACATCAAACATTGTAGGACTACATTCATTAGTAGTGATTCGTGTCCTTGTCGCATAATTATTAGTTAACTCTACAAAGAACTTTAATTTATCGCTTAAATCCTTTAACTGGTTACGATAAAAAGCAGAATCCCTTTGAAGCTGTAACATCAATGAGCTTGCCACAAAACCTTTACCATCCATATTTGTTACGTCTATTTCATTACCAGATCGGCGCACTAACCAACGTCCATCATAAGGAATATTTACAGGTTTAGGATTGTAAACTGGTTTATTCGCCTCGTTATCAAGAATATCAAGTACCCATTTTCTGAACTGTTTAGCTATTTTAGTTCGTGAAAGCATAGCGATTAGATGACAACCTCGAAGTGAAAAAACACGCGTTGAAGCCTTTAAATTCCCCGTGGTTCCCAATACGGGTACCTCGATAATAGTAGTCATATTTTCGGTGAACTCATCTTTATTTTGATTAAAAATTTTAGTTACAGCTCGACTACTTGCGTACTGCAAAGCCTTTGCTAGTTCTGCCGAAGTTAACCAGATTTGATTATTCATTTCAGTAACTGCCAAAGGTGTATTATTA
The genomic region above belongs to Orbaceae bacterium lpD02 and contains:
- a CDS encoding host specificity factor TipJ family phage tail protein, which translates into the protein MSTLIYYNDPKNILGHKKYILDTSLTIQQNLINIFPSGIPANNHKIYLNNQEINPFEFNLNIALCEFDLIKIVHHQQAVGIITAIVAVVAAIVAIALAPKATIPNGIDEQKDSSNNQLQGQTNRARVYQAIPDIYGCVRVYPDLLKPANSEYIDNVKHIEHFMCIGVGSYSLDKLKYDETLLNKIFGTQYQIYEPYAVIPKIRYAYASDEVDGQELVPPNLSGGIIFSENYTNVVSFKTEQNVTTITLAANTDVTYLTKLEPSTQLNYYVNADITSEYTIKNNKNKYVTTTINTNTDVMYRGNLISVTQNEYKQPILTIANVFIVKYFTEFKGTVITTKLNTNSFKLEQTGDVYTETFILPEQGSEIWVDVTFQRGLKGYAQTRFIYWAVDEQGNEIANTRETYDWNLRADTYEPQFRTIKIKPRYGYGHYAIKCGRTNKGKSDLTDQIKLENIYIVGYNYNFQMPNVTSIVITTKATPQATSIKELKFNVEATRKTLTSKNNSIDKSLIATRSFADAVLHSYVEIFNRDASELDLDDLYLIDAKLQTENPALGYFDFSFDDADISLGERIQTICNAARVITYNDGIKWRFVRDEKKSIVSAMFSSANLISSSDGGTIQYNPSQSESYDGVEVEYIHARKDDRANGTDKKAYIRLRVSNSEVIEEDAKNPYKIQLAGCRNRIQAMNRAQMEARRILYQRLTIEDEALYGDVALINKGDRVRWSDTYDEAVVSGEIIAINEHQFTVNQTLELDKSKTYRVTITNKQGYPSDWLDITSFDDSSFTANFNDAFVADGINIQCGSTFLITEQKTGEINDFILTEKQYNDESFKITLSQYNERIYEYDAAN
- a CDS encoding DUF1833 family protein; its protein translation is MITKEQREFFATKNPAREFETIVIEHVDFIEPVRLVFNQFVPYTFGGNEYIPVAGKVTKPDQGSEPNPNITLQFSRIHVGDKLNEYIKAVNNWQEPFYVSFEQYSELDMTTPSVAYHKLNILKNGIRMNRNNVTISCGYDNPMTKGGVECYRIEVFPWLQRL
- a CDS encoding BRO family protein — encoded protein: MQNELVFNNTPLAVTEMNNQIWLTSAELAKALQYASSRAVTKIFNQNKDEFTENMTTIIEVPVLGTTGNLKASTRVFSLRGCHLIAMLSRTKIAKQFRKWVLDILDNEANKPVYNPKPVNIPYDGRWLVRRSGNEIDVTNMDGKGFVASSLMLQLQRDSAFYRNQLKDLSDKLKFFVELTNNYATRTRITTNECSPTMFDVPLAKLSI